One Caloramator mitchellensis DNA window includes the following coding sequences:
- a CDS encoding DUF6485 family protein, with protein sequence MSCVEKNIKGCTCTYTACLRRGKCCECVAYHRDKGEIPGCFFTKEGEAMWDRSVANFIKDRG encoded by the coding sequence ATGAGCTGCGTTGAAAAAAATATTAAAGGATGCACTTGCACATATACGGCTTGCTTAAGGAGAGGGAAATGTTGTGAATGCGTTGCATACCACAGGGATAAAGGCGAAATTCCAGGTTGCTTCTTTACAAAGGAAGGAGAAGCTATGTGGGATAGAAGTGTGGCTAATTTTATAAAAGACAGAGGTTAG
- the dhaM gene encoding dihydroxyacetone kinase phosphoryl donor subunit DhaM, translating into MIGLAIISHSEKLAEGAAELTREMAQDVPVSFAGGTVDGRLGSSLEKIICAIESVYSDDGVIILFDLGSSVMTAEVAIENMEEYKRSKIHIVDAPLVEGAIVAAIEISSGKSIQEVLDTLKAYKLNKY; encoded by the coding sequence ATGATAGGTTTGGCGATTATTTCCCATAGTGAAAAATTAGCTGAAGGGGCAGCAGAGTTAACCCGCGAAATGGCACAGGATGTCCCGGTTTCTTTTGCGGGTGGAACTGTCGATGGTAGGTTGGGCAGCAGTCTTGAGAAAATTATCTGTGCTATTGAAAGTGTCTACTCGGATGATGGCGTAATAATATTATTTGATTTGGGAAGCAGCGTAATGACAGCTGAAGTTGCAATTGAAAATATGGAAGAATATAAAAGAAGTAAAATTCATATTGTTGATGCTCCCTTAGTAGAAGGTGCGATAGTTGCGGCAATAGAGATTAGCAGCGGTAAATCTATACAAGAAGTTTTGGATACTTTAAAGGCCTATAAACTAAATAAATATTAA
- a CDS encoding aminoacyl-histidine dipeptidase: protein MGVLSHLEPKDVFYYFEEITKIPHGSGNEKAISDWLVKFANEHNLEVIQDKANNIIIKKSGTQGYENAPTVILQGHMDMVCEKNKDTSHDFEKDPLKLRIEGDYIYATGTTLGADNGIAMAYALAILASKDIPHPPLEVLLTVEEETGMGGAMAIDGSLLNGKIMINMDSEEEGKLLVSCAGGVRTRHLLNIEWMDAPSNLVPYVIAIRGLKGGHSGMEIDKGRGNSNKIMGRILNDLSNSFDFEIAEINGGSKMNAIPRECDAVVLINEEDKTNFEAKIKEWDEILKNELRASDAGVSVLFSKLENKIQKVFSKETKEKAIAALVLIPNGIKTMSMHIKDLVESSTNLGVVATEGDTIRFESALRSSVRSLKYAILNEAEMVAKVLGLQLIADSDYPEWQYNPDSKIRDVMIEIYKDMFGSEPEIYAIHAGVECGLLGEKLGGADMISFGPNLFDVHTPDEHMSISSVQRMWNYLLKVLAAVK from the coding sequence ATGGGTGTTTTATCACATTTAGAACCAAAGGACGTTTTTTACTACTTTGAAGAAATAACAAAGATTCCACACGGTTCAGGCAATGAAAAAGCTATAAGCGATTGGCTTGTGAAATTTGCAAATGAACACAATCTTGAAGTTATTCAAGACAAAGCAAATAACATCATAATCAAAAAGAGTGGAACTCAAGGATACGAAAATGCTCCAACAGTTATACTACAAGGCCATATGGACATGGTTTGTGAAAAAAACAAGGACACATCACATGATTTTGAAAAAGACCCACTAAAGCTTAGAATCGAAGGAGATTACATATATGCTACAGGAACAACTCTTGGTGCAGACAATGGTATAGCTATGGCATATGCCCTTGCAATACTTGCATCAAAGGATATTCCACACCCACCGCTTGAAGTTCTTCTTACAGTTGAAGAAGAAACGGGTATGGGTGGAGCAATGGCTATCGATGGTTCACTTTTAAATGGTAAAATAATGATAAACATGGACTCTGAAGAAGAAGGAAAGCTACTTGTAAGTTGCGCCGGTGGTGTTAGAACAAGACACCTTTTAAACATCGAATGGATGGATGCACCTTCAAACCTTGTTCCATACGTTATTGCAATAAGAGGTCTAAAGGGTGGTCACTCAGGTATGGAAATTGACAAGGGAAGAGGAAACTCAAACAAAATAATGGGAAGAATACTTAATGACCTTTCAAACAGCTTCGACTTTGAAATCGCTGAAATAAACGGCGGCTCAAAGATGAATGCAATCCCAAGAGAATGCGACGCAGTTGTGTTAATCAACGAAGAAGATAAAACAAACTTTGAAGCAAAAATAAAGGAATGGGATGAAATTCTAAAAAATGAACTTAGGGCTTCAGATGCTGGAGTTTCTGTTCTATTCAGCAAATTAGAAAACAAAATCCAAAAGGTATTTTCAAAAGAAACTAAGGAAAAGGCAATAGCAGCACTTGTTTTAATTCCAAATGGAATAAAAACAATGTCAATGCATATAAAGGACCTTGTTGAAAGTTCAACAAACCTTGGCGTTGTTGCAACAGAAGGCGATACAATAAGATTTGAAAGCGCCCTTAGAAGTTCAGTAAGAAGCTTAAAATACGCTATACTTAACGAAGCTGAAATGGTTGCAAAGGTTCTTGGATTACAGCTAATCGCAGATTCTGATTACCCAGAATGGCAATACAACCCAGATAGCAAAATTAGAGACGTAATGATAGAAATATATAAAGACATGTTTGGAAGTGAACCAGAAATTTATGCAATTCACGCAGGCGTTGAATGCGGTCTTCTTGGAGAAAAACTTGGCGGTGCTGACATGATATCCTTTGGACCAAATCTATTTGATGTCCACACTCCAGATGAACACATGAGCATCTCATCTGTTCAAAGAATGTGGAATTACCTATTAAAGGTCCTTGCTGCCGTTAAGTGA
- a CDS encoding YbaN family protein: MINRVKKFLGISFGLIFVVLGFIGIFLPILPTTPFLLLAAAIFLRTSDKLYTWLINNKYLGEYIKNYQEKKVIPRRVKVIGILILWSSIIYSYIFIVKHVFLQIVLIIVAIFVSYHILSLKTQEKDEEIENI; this comes from the coding sequence ATGATTAACAGGGTTAAGAAATTTTTAGGTATTTCATTTGGCTTGATTTTTGTGGTTTTAGGTTTCATAGGAATTTTTTTACCAATACTTCCGACAACTCCATTTTTACTATTAGCAGCTGCTATTTTTTTAAGAACTTCAGATAAACTATATACATGGCTGATTAACAATAAATATCTTGGGGAATATATAAAAAATTATCAGGAGAAAAAAGTGATACCTAGAAGGGTAAAGGTTATAGGTATTCTTATACTCTGGTCATCAATTATTTACTCTTATATTTTTATTGTGAAACATGTTTTTCTGCAAATTGTTTTAATCATAGTAGCAATTTTTGTATCCTATCATATTTTATCTCTTAAAACTCAAGAAAAAGATGAAGAAATAGAAAACATATAA
- a CDS encoding zinc ribbon domain-containing protein, with amino-acid sequence MFFVGILGVETKEEVIKDIYNTICKSCGRISTYRLMCQYNFFHLFFIPIYKWNKKYYLVSRCCDAVFEISEEYASRLQKEKDSVIDDSKLNEVKYGYNRFLCPNCKSVLYDDFNYCPHCGARLK; translated from the coding sequence ATGTTCTTCGTTGGAATATTAGGAGTTGAAACAAAGGAAGAAGTTATTAAGGACATATATAATACAATCTGCAAATCGTGTGGAAGAATATCAACTTATAGACTTATGTGTCAGTATAATTTTTTTCACTTATTCTTTATACCAATATATAAATGGAATAAAAAGTATTATCTTGTTTCGCGTTGTTGCGATGCTGTCTTTGAAATTTCAGAAGAATATGCTTCAAGGCTTCAAAAAGAAAAAGATTCAGTAATTGATGATTCAAAACTTAATGAAGTCAAATATGGATACAACAGGTTCTTATGTCCGAATTGTAAATCTGTATTATATGACGACTTCAACTATTGTCCACACTGCGGAGCTAGACTTAAATAA
- the dhaL gene encoding dihydroxyacetone kinase subunit DhaL — protein MSLNVEQTLRIIYKIGDKIEENKQYLTELDAAIGDGDHGINLSKGFRAAVEKLRNTQVKDIGETMKIVGMALVSNVGGASGPLYGTAFMKSGQAMIGKTEIDINDFYKMLYEALSGIKLRGKATVGEKTMVDAIEPALNELKNAIDEGFGAISALERAKNAALSGMHFTKEIAATKGRASYLGERSIGHQDAGATSSYIILDCIYEEVKNILEGK, from the coding sequence ATGAGCCTCAATGTAGAACAAACCTTAAGAATTATTTATAAAATTGGAGATAAAATTGAAGAAAACAAACAGTATTTAACTGAACTCGATGCTGCGATTGGAGATGGCGATCATGGAATAAATTTGAGCAAGGGTTTTAGAGCAGCAGTTGAAAAACTAAGGAATACTCAAGTAAAGGATATAGGAGAAACAATGAAAATAGTTGGTATGGCGCTGGTCTCAAATGTAGGAGGTGCTTCAGGCCCGCTTTATGGGACAGCATTTATGAAGTCTGGACAGGCTATGATAGGAAAAACAGAAATAGATATAAACGACTTTTATAAAATGTTATATGAAGCGCTTTCGGGAATAAAACTAAGGGGAAAAGCAACTGTAGGTGAAAAGACTATGGTAGATGCAATTGAGCCTGCTTTAAATGAACTTAAGAATGCTATAGATGAAGGATTTGGTGCTATTTCAGCACTTGAAAGGGCTAAGAATGCCGCACTTAGTGGGATGCATTTTACAAAGGAAATTGCAGCTACAAAGGGTAGGGCTAGTTATTTGGGAGAAAGAAGCATTGGACATCAGGATGCTGGTGCTACTTCAAGTTATATTATATTAGACTGCATATATGAAGAAGTAAAAAATATTTTAGAGGGAAAATAA